From Candidatus Manganitrophus morganii, the proteins below share one genomic window:
- a CDS encoding HsdR family type I site-specific deoxyribonuclease codes for MPTPTEHKTVQARILSYAQEIGWRYVPRAEAETRRGFDPNGATPEERARPASLYFGDLLHSKVQAFNPKYKEAEGALVGEFQRLNTDIAGNRDFLAYLRNQGKFFCAEENRELDLTVIDYGDLTRPREQRRNVYEVTEEFYVHNGRYGTREDVVFLINGLPVLVIECKNADKDEAIALGVDQIRRYHEETPEVMVPEMLFTATEAIGFSYGVTWNMVRRNIFRWKHEEVGNLEAKVKTFCAAPNLLRFLKDFILFAEKDEELQKIILHQHQTAAVDRVMARALDPKRSRGLVWHTQGSGKTYTMIMAAELLFKANEAQKPTVLLMIDRNELEDQMLKNLAAVGLGNVKHADRIATLNKLLDEEGQDYRGIVVTMIHKFRDMPANLNRRKNIFVLIDEAHRTTGGDLGNFLMAGLPNASFIGFTGTPVDKTAYGKGTFKTFGCEDDQGYLHKYSIAESIEDGTTLSLYYNLAPNEMLVPHELMEREFLALAETEGIADIEELNKILDRAVNLKNFLKGDDRIQKVARYVADHYRENVEPLCYKAFLVAVDREACSFYKEALDTILPGYAEIVYTGNNNDPPHMKKWHLTETKEKQIRKQFAKFGERPKILIVTEKLLTGFDAPILYAMYLDKPMRDHTLLQAIARVNRPYENEAEEMVKPHGFVLDFVGIFDKLEKALAFDSDEINAIVKDIGLLKQLFKAKMESKAPAYLNLIVKNFDDKDVDNLIEHFRDKDRRKEFFKEYKEIEMLYEIISPDPFLRPFMENYATLSSIYAVVRNAYAKRVYVDRAFQKKTNALVQKYIGAEMAAESPSEFVQIDSATIETIKKGDQGNATKVINLIKSIEKSAEENSGDPFLVALADRAKAVQESFEDRQIKTADALAGLLKEIEKNEQRKKEQAAKGLDGLTYFVLCKLTEDGIPNPDVASRKVAAAFSKFPNWQRSEAELREARKQVTFALFAEEENMDKVTATVEALFTLLQKSFRK; via the coding sequence ATGCCCACGCCTACCGAACACAAAACCGTCCAAGCCCGCATTCTCTCCTACGCGCAGGAGATCGGCTGGCGCTACGTGCCGCGCGCCGAAGCCGAGACACGGCGCGGATTTGACCCCAACGGCGCCACGCCGGAAGAGCGCGCCCGCCCGGCGTCGCTCTACTTCGGCGACCTGCTTCATTCCAAAGTCCAAGCATTCAATCCGAAATACAAAGAGGCCGAAGGCGCGCTGGTCGGTGAGTTCCAGCGGCTGAATACCGACATCGCCGGGAACCGCGATTTCCTCGCCTACCTCCGTAACCAGGGGAAATTCTTCTGCGCCGAAGAAAACCGCGAGCTCGACTTGACGGTGATCGACTACGGCGACCTGACCCGCCCGCGCGAGCAGCGGCGCAACGTCTATGAAGTGACGGAGGAGTTCTACGTTCACAACGGCCGATACGGCACGCGGGAGGATGTGGTCTTCCTGATCAACGGCCTTCCGGTGCTGGTGATCGAATGCAAAAACGCCGACAAAGACGAGGCGATTGCGCTGGGGGTAGACCAGATCCGCCGCTACCATGAGGAGACCCCGGAGGTCATGGTCCCGGAGATGCTCTTCACCGCCACCGAGGCGATCGGCTTTTCTTACGGGGTCACCTGGAACATGGTGCGGCGGAACATCTTCCGCTGGAAGCATGAAGAAGTCGGCAATCTCGAAGCGAAGGTGAAAACCTTCTGCGCCGCGCCGAATCTGCTCCGGTTCCTCAAAGACTTCATCCTCTTCGCCGAGAAGGACGAGGAGCTGCAGAAGATCATCCTCCACCAGCACCAGACGGCGGCGGTCGATCGGGTGATGGCGCGCGCCCTCGACCCGAAGCGCTCGCGCGGCCTGGTCTGGCACACGCAGGGGAGCGGCAAGACTTACACGATGATCATGGCGGCCGAGCTGCTCTTCAAGGCGAACGAAGCGCAGAAGCCGACCGTCCTCTTGATGATCGACCGCAACGAGCTGGAAGACCAGATGCTCAAAAACCTGGCGGCGGTGGGGCTGGGCAACGTGAAGCACGCCGACCGGATCGCCACCCTCAACAAGCTGCTGGATGAAGAAGGGCAAGATTATCGCGGCATTGTCGTAACGATGATCCACAAATTCCGCGACATGCCGGCGAATCTGAACAGACGCAAAAATATCTTCGTCCTCATCGACGAGGCACACCGGACCACTGGCGGCGACCTCGGCAATTTCCTGATGGCCGGCCTGCCGAATGCGAGCTTCATCGGTTTCACCGGCACGCCGGTCGACAAGACCGCTTACGGCAAAGGAACATTTAAAACCTTCGGATGCGAGGACGATCAAGGTTATCTGCACAAATATTCCATCGCAGAGAGCATTGAAGACGGTACGACCCTGTCCCTCTACTACAATCTCGCCCCCAACGAAATGCTGGTGCCGCATGAATTGATGGAACGGGAATTTCTGGCCCTGGCGGAGACAGAAGGGATCGCCGACATCGAAGAGCTGAACAAGATCCTGGACCGGGCGGTGAACCTGAAAAACTTCCTCAAGGGCGACGACCGTATCCAAAAGGTGGCGCGTTATGTGGCCGATCATTACCGCGAAAACGTGGAGCCGCTATGTTACAAGGCGTTCCTGGTCGCCGTCGACCGCGAGGCGTGCTCGTTCTATAAAGAAGCGCTGGATACCATCTTGCCGGGATACGCGGAGATCGTCTACACCGGCAACAACAACGACCCGCCCCACATGAAAAAATGGCATTTGACCGAGACGAAGGAAAAACAGATCCGGAAACAGTTTGCGAAATTCGGGGAACGGCCGAAGATCCTCATCGTCACCGAGAAGCTCCTCACCGGATTCGACGCGCCGATTTTGTATGCGATGTATCTCGACAAGCCGATGCGCGATCATACCTTGCTTCAGGCGATCGCGCGGGTGAACCGGCCCTACGAGAACGAGGCGGAGGAGATGGTGAAACCGCACGGCTTTGTCCTCGACTTCGTCGGCATCTTCGACAAGCTGGAAAAAGCGCTCGCCTTCGACAGCGACGAGATCAACGCCATCGTCAAAGACATCGGCCTGCTCAAGCAGCTCTTCAAAGCCAAGATGGAGAGCAAAGCCCCGGCGTATCTGAATCTGATTGTAAAAAACTTCGACGACAAAGACGTGGACAATCTCATCGAGCACTTCCGCGATAAAGATCGCCGCAAGGAGTTTTTCAAAGAGTATAAAGAGATCGAGATGCTCTACGAGATCATTTCACCCGACCCCTTCCTGCGCCCGTTCATGGAAAACTACGCGACCCTTTCATCGATCTATGCCGTGGTGCGCAACGCCTATGCCAAGAGAGTCTATGTGGATAGGGCGTTCCAAAAGAAGACCAACGCTTTGGTCCAGAAATACATCGGCGCGGAGATGGCCGCGGAATCGCCCTCTGAATTCGTGCAGATCGACAGCGCGACGATTGAGACGATCAAAAAGGGGGACCAAGGGAATGCCACAAAGGTGATCAACTTGATCAAGTCGATCGAGAAGAGCGCCGAGGAGAACAGCGGCGACCCTTTCCTGGTCGCCCTCGCCGACCGGGCAAAGGCGGTCCAGGAAAGCTTTGAAGACCGGCAGATCAAAACCGCCGACGCGCTCGCCGGTCTTTTGAAAGAGATCGAGAAAAACGAGCAGCGGAAGAAAGAGCAGGCCGCAAAGGGGCTGGACGGGCTGACCTACTTCGTCCTCTGCAAGCTGACCGAGGATGGCATCCCGAATCCCGATGTCGCAAGCCGGAAGGTCGCCGCGGCGTTCTCGAAATTCCCGAACTGGCAGCGGAGCGAGGCGGAGCTGCGCGAGGCGCGTAAGCAGGTGACCTTCGCCCTCTTCGCCGAGGAGGAAAATATGGACAAAGTCACTGCCACCGTCGAAGCGCTCTTTACCCTTTTGCAGAAGAGTTTTCGTAAGTGA
- the tsaE gene encoding tRNA (adenosine(37)-N6)-threonylcarbamoyltransferase complex ATPase subunit type 1 TsaE, translating to MVPPAAQDRPEESLSLYSDSSEATFALGEWIGREATGGEVLALIGPLGAGKTRFVQGLAKGLEVAERYITSPTFILMQCYEGRLPLYHIDLYRMEKAAEMEALGLEEFLEGEGVAAVEWADKGLEVLPPARLTITFQYAGEDQRELHLSASGSHYQEWLRKIREARRWKILDGKN from the coding sequence ATGGTTCCTCCGGCCGCCCAGGATCGTCCCGAAGAGAGCCTCTCCCTCTACAGCGATTCCAGCGAGGCGACCTTCGCCCTGGGGGAGTGGATCGGAAGAGAAGCGACCGGCGGCGAAGTCCTCGCCCTCATCGGGCCGTTGGGGGCCGGGAAGACCCGCTTCGTTCAGGGACTGGCGAAGGGGCTGGAGGTCGCCGAGCGCTACATCACCAGCCCGACCTTCATCCTGATGCAGTGTTACGAAGGACGGCTTCCGCTCTATCACATCGATCTTTATCGAATGGAAAAGGCGGCCGAAATGGAGGCGCTCGGCCTGGAAGAATTCCTGGAGGGAGAGGGTGTCGCCGCCGTCGAATGGGCCGACAAAGGGCTGGAGGTTCTCCCCCCTGCCCGGCTGACGATCACCTTTCAGTATGCAGGAGAGGATCAGCGGGAGCTCCACCTCTCCGCATCGGGATCGCATTATCAAGAATGGCTTCGTAAAATTCGGGAGGCGCGCCGGTGGAAGATCCTCGACGGGAAGAACTAG
- a CDS encoding DNA adenine methylase translates to MSLYKTPLRYPGGKQRIWRFIDEIVTTNDLEGGHYVEPYAGGAGVAMELLLRGKVSGVHLNDACVAVFSFWDSVLNETEKMCRKISRASLTVEEWKRQREIFRKREEADPLELGFATFYLNRCNRSGILTGGVIGGIDQSGPWKIDARFPRNELIKRIEAIADRKRAIHIRNWDAERFLMEYVPKLQKKTLVYCDPPYFKKADRLYPNHYSREDHARIAKVIQDNLKIPWVVSYDSAPEILSYYPRRRSFLYTLQYNAARAYKGREMFIFSDKITIPERSALPSIDETLLTSLA, encoded by the coding sequence GTGAGCCTTTACAAGACACCATTACGATATCCTGGCGGAAAACAACGGATCTGGCGCTTTATTGACGAGATCGTAACCACCAATGATCTTGAGGGAGGGCACTATGTGGAGCCATACGCGGGGGGGGCGGGAGTTGCAATGGAGCTTTTGCTGCGAGGGAAGGTTTCTGGTGTCCACCTTAACGACGCCTGCGTTGCGGTATTTTCATTCTGGGATTCTGTTCTGAATGAAACAGAAAAGATGTGCCGAAAGATATCACGAGCATCACTGACTGTCGAAGAATGGAAGAGGCAACGAGAGATTTTCAGGAAGCGCGAAGAAGCCGACCCTCTTGAGTTAGGGTTCGCTACATTTTATCTAAATAGATGCAACCGCTCTGGAATTCTCACTGGGGGCGTTATTGGCGGCATCGACCAATCGGGGCCTTGGAAAATCGATGCTCGCTTCCCACGGAACGAACTTATTAAGCGTATTGAAGCTATTGCGGACAGAAAAAGAGCCATTCATATCAGAAATTGGGACGCCGAGAGATTCTTAATGGAGTATGTTCCAAAGCTCCAGAAGAAAACGCTCGTGTACTGTGATCCGCCATACTTTAAAAAGGCTGATCGATTATACCCAAACCACTACAGCCGCGAAGACCATGCCCGCATAGCGAAAGTTATCCAGGATAATCTCAAGATCCCTTGGGTTGTGTCATACGATTCCGCTCCAGAGATTCTGTCTTACTACCCAAGAAGAAGATCATTCTTGTATACACTCCAATACAATGCAGCCAGAGCCTATAAGGGTCGGGAGATGTTCATTTTCTCTGACAAAATCACCATACCTGAACGGTCAGCCCTTCCGAGTATCGACGAGACACTGCTAACATCCTTAGCGTGA
- a CDS encoding restriction endonuclease subunit S, translating into MAERTMMGHSLLLERPPRSWTPASFGDICSRVQDPASPSADGSRLYLGLEHLASGLPSLVGRGTESDVHSSKTTFRSGDVLFGKLRPYLRKSVLVNEDGICSTDILVFRATERCIPEFLCMLTHTDEFVGHAKATTSGVQHPRTSWASLREFKITIPPLDEQRKIAAVLGVVQRAIEQQERLFQLTAELKKALLHQLFTQGLRGEPQKQTEIGLVPESWGVVELANLFEIKHGFAFEGEFFASDGSYILLTPGHFFEEGGFRDQKDKTKFYTGDFPRSYLLEKGDLLVAMTEQKAGLLGSSIVIPESDKFLHNQRLGLIHRLHDSRLNKLFLYYFFNTADVRKHIAMTASGSKVRHTSPGKIRELKIALPSLDEQRQIVGVFQVADIKVELLRRKYAALTTLFRTLLHHLMTAQLRVKDFEIQNMEEFVRHA; encoded by the coding sequence ATGGCTGAACGAACAATGATGGGCCACTCGCTGCTGTTGGAGAGGCCTCCTCGTAGCTGGACACCTGCCAGCTTCGGAGACATTTGCAGCCGAGTTCAAGATCCAGCTTCGCCTTCAGCCGATGGCTCACGGCTCTATCTCGGACTTGAACATCTCGCTTCAGGTCTTCCATCTCTTGTCGGGCGCGGAACCGAGTCGGACGTTCATAGCAGCAAGACAACATTTCGAAGTGGGGATGTACTCTTCGGGAAGCTCCGTCCTTACCTGCGCAAGTCTGTCTTAGTTAACGAGGATGGTATCTGCTCAACGGATATCCTGGTGTTTCGAGCAACGGAGAGGTGCATCCCTGAATTTCTTTGCATGCTGACACATACCGATGAATTTGTCGGTCATGCAAAAGCGACAACCTCTGGCGTGCAACACCCACGTACCTCATGGGCTTCCCTGCGGGAGTTCAAAATCACCATACCACCACTTGACGAGCAGCGGAAGATTGCAGCGGTGTTGGGAGTGGTGCAGCGGGCGATCGAGCAGCAGGAGCGGCTGTTTCAGCTCACCGCCGAACTGAAAAAGGCGCTCCTCCACCAACTCTTCACCCAAGGCCTCCGCGGCGAACCCCAAAAACAAACCGAGATCGGACTTGTGCCGGAGAGTTGGGGGGTAGTGGAACTTGCCAATCTTTTTGAGATCAAGCACGGTTTCGCATTTGAGGGCGAATTCTTTGCTTCCGATGGCAGCTATATCCTACTGACACCCGGACATTTTTTCGAAGAAGGCGGATTCAGAGACCAGAAAGACAAAACTAAGTTCTACACTGGTGATTTCCCGCGGAGCTATTTGTTAGAGAAAGGTGATCTACTCGTCGCGATGACTGAGCAGAAGGCGGGCTTGCTAGGCAGTTCCATAGTTATCCCGGAGTCGGACAAGTTTCTTCATAACCAGCGGCTGGGTTTAATTCACAGACTCCATGATTCAAGGCTGAATAAGCTGTTCTTGTATTATTTCTTCAATACCGCCGATGTCCGTAAACATATCGCCATGACTGCCAGCGGATCAAAGGTCCGCCATACATCGCCAGGCAAGATTCGCGAATTGAAGATCGCGCTCCCCAGCTTGGACGAGCAGCGGCAGATCGTCGGGGTGTTCCAAGTGGCGGACATAAAGGTTGAGCTGCTTAGACGCAAGTACGCCGCGCTCACGACCCTGTTCCGCACCCTATTGCACCACTTAATGACCGCGCAACTAAGGGTAAAGGATTTTGAAATTCAAAACATGGAGGAGTTTGTTCGCCATGCCTAA
- a CDS encoding uracil-DNA glycosylase, protein MEDPRREELAAIAREMKARLSWYRQEGIDAWNISPAPTIKVDEGTQQMPNQNKSKPYEPAEQSLLAAEAPSALFPIASAATPARTLSEVRDEIGDCRRCKLCSTRKNIVFGTGSPHAALMFVGEAPGADEDAQGQPFVGRAGQLLTKMIEAMGLSRETVYIANIIKCRPPENRNPQPDEIAACSPFLLKQIEAIRPKVICALGTFSAQTLLETQQKISALRGKFHDYHGVKLLPTFHPAYLLRNPNEKKTVWEDLKKIMEELKKR, encoded by the coding sequence GTGGAAGATCCTCGACGGGAAGAACTAGCGGCGATTGCGCGCGAGATGAAGGCCCGGCTCTCCTGGTATCGCCAGGAAGGGATCGATGCCTGGAATATTTCGCCGGCGCCCACAATAAAAGTGGATGAAGGAACCCAACAGATGCCAAATCAAAATAAATCAAAACCCTACGAACCGGCGGAGCAATCGCTCCTTGCCGCCGAAGCGCCGAGCGCGCTTTTCCCGATCGCCTCCGCGGCGACCCCGGCAAGAACCCTGTCGGAGGTGAGAGACGAGATCGGCGACTGCCGGCGCTGCAAGCTCTGCTCGACCCGGAAGAACATCGTCTTCGGAACGGGAAGTCCCCATGCAGCGTTGATGTTCGTCGGCGAGGCGCCCGGCGCCGATGAAGACGCTCAGGGGCAACCCTTCGTCGGGCGGGCCGGACAGCTTTTGACCAAGATGATCGAGGCGATGGGGCTCTCCCGGGAAACGGTTTACATCGCCAACATCATCAAGTGCCGCCCCCCCGAGAACCGGAACCCGCAGCCGGATGAAATCGCCGCGTGCAGCCCCTTTTTGCTGAAGCAGATCGAGGCGATCCGCCCCAAGGTCATCTGCGCCCTCGGCACCTTCTCGGCCCAAACCCTTCTCGAAACGCAGCAGAAGATCTCGGCCCTGCGCGGGAAATTCCACGACTATCACGGCGTGAAGCTCCTTCCGACCTTCCACCCCGCCTACCTCCTGCGCAACCCGAACGAGAAGAAAACCGTCTGGGAAGACCTCAAGAAGATCATGGAGGAACTGAAAAAACGATGA
- a CDS encoding HIT domain-containing protein, producing the protein MKHLWAPWRIDYIKGEKTPGCILCDKPGEKKDRDNLILARGKHAFVMMNLYPYNNGHLMVSPYLHVNTLEALSDTITTEMMRLMKKSLEVLRKTHKPDGFNMGLNLGKAAGAGIEEHLHFHIVPRWGGDTNFMTVTPEVRVIPEDIQETYRQLKRHFK; encoded by the coding sequence ATGAAGCATCTCTGGGCGCCTTGGCGGATCGACTACATCAAAGGGGAGAAAACGCCCGGCTGCATCCTCTGTGATAAGCCGGGGGAGAAGAAAGACCGTGACAACCTAATTCTGGCGCGGGGGAAACATGCCTTCGTGATGATGAATCTCTACCCCTACAACAACGGCCACCTGATGGTCTCGCCCTATCTGCATGTGAACACCCTGGAGGCGCTTTCCGATACGATCACGACCGAGATGATGCGTCTGATGAAGAAATCGCTGGAGGTTCTTCGCAAAACGCACAAACCGGACGGATTCAACATGGGGCTGAATCTCGGGAAGGCCGCGGGAGCCGGGATCGAAGAGCATCTTCACTTCCACATCGTCCCGCGCTGGGGGGGGGACACCAACTTCATGACGGTGACCCCGGAAGTGCGGGTCATCCCGGAAGACATCCAGGAAACCTACCGCCAATTGAAGCGTCATTTCAAATGA
- a CDS encoding LapA family protein: MLRLILFIIVVFFLFTFSYMNQEEQISLHFIGGGPFPPVPAYLIVIGSFLVGILFAVLMTFPGWLKMKLEKRKLNKRIEVLETDLDHLRAEALKTTPRHPTYSTDVDDSQDDAMGDG; encoded by the coding sequence GTGCTCCGACTGATCCTCTTCATTATCGTCGTCTTCTTTCTCTTCACCTTTTCCTACATGAATCAAGAGGAGCAGATCTCGCTTCACTTCATCGGGGGAGGGCCCTTCCCGCCTGTCCCGGCTTATCTGATCGTGATCGGCTCTTTTCTGGTCGGGATTCTCTTCGCGGTGCTGATGACCTTTCCGGGATGGCTGAAGATGAAGCTGGAGAAACGAAAGCTGAACAAGCGGATCGAAGTGTTGGAGACCGACCTCGATCATCTGCGCGCGGAGGCGTTGAAAACGACTCCCCGACATCCGACCTATTCGACCGATGTAGACGACAGTCAAGACGATGCGATGGGAGACGGGTAA
- a CDS encoding M48 family metallopeptidase, giving the protein MKRGQEKEALKVRVLEWADKLGVKVRTLSARPMKNKWASCSTAGNLSFNTELLAFDKEVIDYVIVHELLHFFVPNHGKLWKSLMRAHLGDYERLEVLLRAKEQS; this is encoded by the coding sequence GTGAAGAGAGGGCAAGAGAAAGAAGCGCTCAAAGTCCGTGTGCTCGAATGGGCCGACAAACTAGGGGTGAAGGTGCGCACTCTCTCCGCCCGACCGATGAAAAACAAATGGGCCTCGTGCTCCACGGCCGGCAACCTGAGCTTTAATACCGAGCTTTTGGCCTTTGATAAGGAAGTCATCGATTACGTGATTGTCCACGAACTTCTTCATTTCTTCGTTCCCAATCACGGAAAGCTTTGGAAGAGCCTTATGCGCGCGCACCTCGGCGATTATGAGCGGCTGGAGGTTTTATTGAGAGCGAAGGAGCAATCCTGA
- the mutS gene encoding DNA mismatch repair protein MutS, translating into MPEVTPLMKQYLDTKRRHPDAILFFRVGDFYEMFYEDAVTASKILQIALTSRDKSKENSVPLCGIPYHAASGYIAKLIKAGLAVAVCEQVEDPALAKGLVKREVVRVITPGTLIEPELLSPKENNYVAAVAWDFASPLEKAKSLGLAYLDLSTGDFRIASADGWSEIESELSKIDPREVILPASLEGKEAPLFFRRWPIRYTAPALFIPEQTEALLKSHFQIHSVAALGGDRPALLAAGALLGHVQETQKTALGNILSLRPHASGEQMRLHPLAQRHLELVPTSREGAQGTLLHLLDRTVTAMGGRLLREWILRPLLSPAKIIERQEAIASFYDDLLLRTRLRNLLEKISDLERLIGRISLKAAHPRDLVALKESIALLPEIHKALSGATAPLLEETLRSWDNLDEVHRLIESAIVPEPPLSIKEGGVIREGYLPQLDELRRFQKEGRAMLTQVELQERRRTGIESLKVRYNQVFGYYIEVSESQLKKIPPDYVRKQTLTRAERFTTDELRRIEEKLTGAEEAIRAMEESAFEEIRHDLSLMAGRVQSMAKKVALLDLTAALAEVAHQNNYVCPTVNEGRTIRIVEGRHPVLEQLRARERFVPNDTLLDPPSQRLLILTGPNMAGKSTYMRQVALIVLMAQMGSFVPAREATIGVVDQIFTRVGAQDALSEGMSTFMVEMTEMAQILRHATSRSLILLDEIGRGTSTFDGMSIAWAIAEHAHSERLGARTLFATHYHELTQLAGANEGIRNYHVSVREWNDEIIFLRRMVEGGADKSYGIQVARLAGLPPEIIHRAKAVLKQLEENAWQPTLSPPAQPDLFAAPLSPASPAAETNPIVERLRKIDPLHLTPMQALQILVELAEEARRDRQDG; encoded by the coding sequence ATGCCTGAAGTAACCCCCCTCATGAAGCAATACCTCGATACCAAGCGGCGGCACCCCGACGCCATTCTCTTCTTCCGCGTCGGCGACTTCTATGAGATGTTCTACGAAGATGCGGTGACCGCGTCGAAGATCCTCCAGATCGCCCTCACTTCACGTGATAAAAGCAAAGAGAACTCCGTTCCGCTTTGCGGCATTCCCTACCATGCCGCCTCCGGTTATATCGCCAAGCTGATCAAGGCCGGCCTCGCGGTGGCGGTCTGCGAGCAGGTGGAAGACCCCGCCTTGGCAAAGGGACTGGTGAAACGGGAGGTGGTCCGTGTGATCACCCCCGGAACGCTGATCGAGCCGGAGCTCCTCTCCCCCAAGGAGAACAACTACGTCGCCGCCGTCGCCTGGGATTTCGCCTCCCCGCTGGAAAAAGCCAAGTCGCTCGGGCTCGCCTATCTCGATCTTTCCACCGGCGATTTTCGGATCGCCTCCGCCGACGGCTGGAGCGAGATCGAAAGCGAGCTTTCGAAGATCGATCCAAGGGAGGTGATCCTCCCCGCCTCCCTCGAAGGGAAAGAGGCGCCGCTCTTTTTCCGGCGATGGCCGATCCGCTACACGGCGCCCGCGCTCTTTATCCCCGAGCAGACGGAAGCCCTTCTGAAATCTCACTTTCAAATCCATTCCGTCGCCGCTCTCGGCGGGGATCGTCCCGCGCTCCTTGCCGCCGGCGCCCTCTTGGGCCATGTTCAGGAGACGCAAAAGACCGCCCTCGGCAACATCCTCTCGCTTCGGCCGCACGCTTCCGGGGAGCAAATGCGCCTGCATCCCTTGGCGCAGCGGCACCTGGAATTGGTTCCGACTTCGCGCGAGGGCGCCCAAGGAACGCTGCTTCACCTGCTCGATCGGACGGTGACCGCCATGGGGGGACGCCTCTTGAGGGAATGGATTCTCCGTCCTCTCCTCTCCCCCGCGAAGATCATCGAACGACAGGAGGCGATCGCTTCGTTCTACGACGATCTCCTGCTTCGGACCCGCCTTCGAAATCTGCTCGAAAAGATCTCCGACCTCGAACGGTTGATCGGACGAATCAGCCTCAAGGCGGCTCACCCGAGGGATCTGGTGGCGCTGAAGGAGTCGATCGCGCTTCTTCCGGAAATCCACAAGGCCTTGTCGGGCGCGACGGCGCCTCTCTTGGAGGAGACCCTCCGGAGTTGGGATAACCTCGATGAAGTCCACCGGCTCATCGAAAGCGCCATCGTCCCCGAGCCCCCCCTCTCGATCAAAGAAGGAGGGGTGATTCGGGAAGGGTATCTTCCGCAACTGGACGAGCTTCGGCGTTTTCAGAAAGAGGGACGCGCGATGCTGACCCAGGTCGAGCTGCAGGAGCGGCGGCGGACCGGGATCGAATCGCTCAAAGTCCGCTACAACCAGGTCTTCGGTTATTACATCGAGGTGAGCGAGAGCCAGTTGAAGAAAATTCCCCCCGACTACGTTCGCAAGCAGACCCTCACCCGGGCCGAGCGATTCACGACCGACGAACTGCGAAGAATCGAAGAGAAGCTGACCGGGGCGGAGGAGGCGATCCGGGCAATGGAGGAGTCTGCCTTCGAAGAGATCCGGCACGACCTCTCGCTGATGGCGGGTCGGGTCCAGTCGATGGCGAAGAAGGTCGCGCTGCTCGATCTGACGGCGGCCCTCGCGGAGGTGGCGCACCAAAACAACTACGTCTGTCCTACAGTGAACGAAGGGAGGACGATCCGCATCGTCGAAGGGCGGCATCCGGTCCTGGAGCAGTTGAGGGCGAGGGAGCGCTTCGTTCCCAACGATACCCTGCTCGATCCCCCCTCGCAGCGCCTGTTGATTCTCACCGGCCCGAACATGGCGGGGAAATCGACCTACATGCGGCAGGTGGCGCTGATCGTTTTGATGGCGCAGATGGGAAGTTTCGTTCCGGCGCGCGAGGCGACGATCGGCGTGGTCGATCAGATCTTCACGCGGGTCGGGGCGCAGGACGCCCTCTCGGAAGGGATGAGCACCTTCATGGTCGAGATGACCGAAATGGCCCAGATCCTCCGGCACGCCACCTCCCGCAGCCTGATCCTCCTCGACGAGATCGGCCGGGGGACGAGCACTTTCGACGGGATGAGCATCGCCTGGGCGATCGCGGAGCACGCCCATTCGGAACGGCTCGGCGCGCGGACCCTCTTCGCCACCCACTACCATGAGCTGACGCAGTTGGCCGGCGCCAACGAAGGGATTCGGAATTATCACGTCTCGGTCCGAGAGTGGAACGATGAGATCATCTTCTTGAGAAGAATGGTCGAAGGGGGGGCCGACAAAAGCTACGGCATTCAGGTGGCCCGGCTCGCCGGGCTTCCCCCCGAGATCATCCATCGGGCCAAGGCGGTGCTGAAACAACTTGAAGAAAATGCCTGGCAGCCGACCCTCTCCCCCCCTGCGCAGCCCGATCTCTTCGCCGCTCCTCTCTCCCCTGCGTCCCCCGCGGCGGAAACCAACCCTATCGTAGAACGCCTCCGGAAAATCGACCCCCTCCACCTCACCCCGATGCAGGCGCTGCAGATTCTCGTCGAGCTGGCGGAAGAGGCACGGCGGGACCGCCAAGATGGATAA